From one Rhopalosiphum padi isolate XX-2018 chromosome 2, ASM2088224v1, whole genome shotgun sequence genomic stretch:
- the LOC132922513 gene encoding tectonic-like complex member MKS1 isoform X2, which produces MSNKDDIDYDVGSYRCEGSVEHFKFRICLEISRTSFHHKNTEIEKKYTKRIEKVFHWMEKTLDEPQDQNDLEETSSSIEGKLLDSHLKTKFNQHNGRTILHEVMGHDNTLTESFKNMGLMNNKDHKKNAYFFTKNVIDYSPSDISKLQNRLPNFNQIMHVLLDLGNNGTENKENNLVLASLYWNPNSHIMTIFPDFTTNNCSGYILPISTVKDSCFEYRFWIENLSNESLELITDTFHLLKLDNYEFYIPETDTIEIFAEITSASGFEYDNLFIRYFIDLPSGWECANTNSLSGTTHTCRRNNNMTSIFSYLFNVTIILPKTIDQPKDQPINSAFITFIIYSIDSWNKERVEGYASYQIPKFSTPISYKNNIKLEAWLPKSRNCVHNLRRYFIGGTVKLAEPNYINVPTNFNEKLLSKFGMETEHRGSLNITLSNVIQRCKSIENINNIHTSDIVSAQALVKSVNNVMASFKRARQRMLLACQPILSPSHN; this is translated from the exons atgtCTAATAAGGATGATATAGATTATGATGTAGGTAGTTATAGATGTGAAGGCTCGGTAGAGCATTTTAAATTCAG AATATGTTTAGAAATATCTCGTACATCATTTCACcataaaaatactgaaattgAGAAAAAGTATACGAAAAGAATTGAAAAAGTATTTCATTGGATGGAAAAAACATTAGATGAACCACAAGATCAAAATGATTTAGAAGAAACATCATCATCAATTGAAGGAAAACTTTTAGATAGCCATCTGAAAACCAAATTTAATCAACAT AATGGCCGTACAATTCTGCATGAAGTTATGGGCCATGATAATACACTCACTGAATCATTTAAGAACATGGgcttaatgaataataaagatcataaaaaaaatgcttatttttttactaaaaacgtTATTGATTATTCACCATCTGATATTTCAAAATTGCAAAATAGATTACCAAATTTCAATCAAATAATGCACGTTCTTCTTGATCTTGGAAATAATGG tacagaaaacaaagaaaataatcTTGTATTAGCATCATTATATTGGAATCCAAACAGtcatattatgacaatatttcCTGATTTTACAACTAACAATTGTTCAGGATATATACTTCCAATTAGTACAGTAAAAGATTCATGTTTTGAGTACCGATTTTGGATAGAAAATCTATCAAATGAATCTCTAGAATTGATAACTGATact tttCATCTACTCAAATTGGATAACTATGAATTTTATATACCAGAGACTGATACTATAGAAATATTTGCTGAAATAACTTCTGCTAGCGGATTTGAAtatgacaatttatttattcgttattttattgatcTTCCATCAG gaTGGGAATGTGCAAATACCAATTCACTCAGTGGAACTACTCATACGTGTCGACGAAATAACAATATGACATCTATATTTTCATATCTATtcaatgttacaataatattaccaaaaacAATTGATCAACCTAAAG atCAACCTATTAACTCtgcatttataacatttattatctattCAATTGATTCGTGGAACAAGGAACGAGTTGAAGGATATGCATCATATCAAATTCCAAAATTCTCTACTCcaatatcttataaaaacaatattaaattagaagCGTGGTTACCAAAATCTAGAAATTGTGTTCATAATTTACGGAGATATTTCATTGGTGGAACAGTAAAGTTGGCTGAacctaattatataaatgttccTACCAAtttcaat GAAAAGTTGTTAAGTAAATTTGGAATGGAAACTGAACACAGAGGTTCACTGAATATTACACTAAGTAATGTAATACAACGTTGTAAAagcattgaaaatattaataatattcatactagTGATATTGTATCTGCTCAAGCGCTAGTAAAAAGTGTCAACAATGTAATGGCTAGTTTCAAAAGAGCACGGCAAAGAATGCTTTTAGCTTGCCAACCAATATTAAGTCCatcacataattaa
- the LOC132922513 gene encoding tectonic-like complex member MKS1 isoform X1, translating into MSNKDDIDYDVGSYRCEGSVEHFKFRICLEISRTSFHHKNTEIEKKYTKRIEKVFHWMEKTLDEPQDQNDLEETSSSIEGKLLDSHLKTKFNQHNGRTILHEVMGHDNTLTESFKNMGLMNNKDHKKNAYFFTKNVIDYSPSDISKLQNRLPNFNQIMHVLLDLGNNGTENKENNLVLASLYWNPNSHIMTIFPDFTTNNCSGYILPISTVKDSCFEYRFWIENLSNESLELITDTVNFHLLKLDNYEFYIPETDTIEIFAEITSASGFEYDNLFIRYFIDLPSGWECANTNSLSGTTHTCRRNNNMTSIFSYLFNVTIILPKTIDQPKDQPINSAFITFIIYSIDSWNKERVEGYASYQIPKFSTPISYKNNIKLEAWLPKSRNCVHNLRRYFIGGTVKLAEPNYINVPTNFNEKLLSKFGMETEHRGSLNITLSNVIQRCKSIENINNIHTSDIVSAQALVKSVNNVMASFKRARQRMLLACQPILSPSHN; encoded by the exons atgtCTAATAAGGATGATATAGATTATGATGTAGGTAGTTATAGATGTGAAGGCTCGGTAGAGCATTTTAAATTCAG AATATGTTTAGAAATATCTCGTACATCATTTCACcataaaaatactgaaattgAGAAAAAGTATACGAAAAGAATTGAAAAAGTATTTCATTGGATGGAAAAAACATTAGATGAACCACAAGATCAAAATGATTTAGAAGAAACATCATCATCAATTGAAGGAAAACTTTTAGATAGCCATCTGAAAACCAAATTTAATCAACAT AATGGCCGTACAATTCTGCATGAAGTTATGGGCCATGATAATACACTCACTGAATCATTTAAGAACATGGgcttaatgaataataaagatcataaaaaaaatgcttatttttttactaaaaacgtTATTGATTATTCACCATCTGATATTTCAAAATTGCAAAATAGATTACCAAATTTCAATCAAATAATGCACGTTCTTCTTGATCTTGGAAATAATGG tacagaaaacaaagaaaataatcTTGTATTAGCATCATTATATTGGAATCCAAACAGtcatattatgacaatatttcCTGATTTTACAACTAACAATTGTTCAGGATATATACTTCCAATTAGTACAGTAAAAGATTCATGTTTTGAGTACCGATTTTGGATAGAAAATCTATCAAATGAATCTCTAGAATTGATAACTGATactgtaaat tttCATCTACTCAAATTGGATAACTATGAATTTTATATACCAGAGACTGATACTATAGAAATATTTGCTGAAATAACTTCTGCTAGCGGATTTGAAtatgacaatttatttattcgttattttattgatcTTCCATCAG gaTGGGAATGTGCAAATACCAATTCACTCAGTGGAACTACTCATACGTGTCGACGAAATAACAATATGACATCTATATTTTCATATCTATtcaatgttacaataatattaccaaaaacAATTGATCAACCTAAAG atCAACCTATTAACTCtgcatttataacatttattatctattCAATTGATTCGTGGAACAAGGAACGAGTTGAAGGATATGCATCATATCAAATTCCAAAATTCTCTACTCcaatatcttataaaaacaatattaaattagaagCGTGGTTACCAAAATCTAGAAATTGTGTTCATAATTTACGGAGATATTTCATTGGTGGAACAGTAAAGTTGGCTGAacctaattatataaatgttccTACCAAtttcaat GAAAAGTTGTTAAGTAAATTTGGAATGGAAACTGAACACAGAGGTTCACTGAATATTACACTAAGTAATGTAATACAACGTTGTAAAagcattgaaaatattaataatattcatactagTGATATTGTATCTGCTCAAGCGCTAGTAAAAAGTGTCAACAATGTAATGGCTAGTTTCAAAAGAGCACGGCAAAGAATGCTTTTAGCTTGCCAACCAATATTAAGTCCatcacataattaa
- the LOC132920094 gene encoding serine-arginine protein 55 isoform X2: MSNGTRVFVGGLSHRVRERDLERFFQKIGRVKDIAMKNGYAFVEFDDYRDADDAVYELNGRELNGERVSVERARGTPRGSDVWRGSGRGGDLPPPPPRRPRRDARDDRNDRYGPPTRTNYRLIVENLSSRVSWQDLKDFMRQAGEVTYADAHKQRKNEGVVEFASYSDLKTALDKLDDTELNGRRIRLLEDRSSSRGRGGGRRSRSPSSSRSRSRSRSRSRRRVRSRSSRSRSHSKSKSESRSKSPYKSPAHSKSRSRSGSIDKKRSQSRSQSISNKRIKRDSRSPDEKSRSPSREKNGDASPQSGDD; the protein is encoded by the exons ATGAGTAATGGCACTAGGGTGTTTGTTGGTGGCTTGTCTCATCGCGTTCGTGAGAGGGATCTCGAGAGGTTTTTCCAGAAAATTGGGCGAGTCAAGGATATTGCTATGAAGAACGGATACGCATTTGTG gaatttgATGACTATCGTGATGCTGATGATGCCGTATATGAATTGAATGGACGTGAACTCAATGGCgaaag agTTTCAGTGGAACGAGCTCGTGGAACACCAAGGGGCAGCGATGTTTGGCGTGGTTCAGGGCGTGGTGGTGATTTACCACCACCTCCACCAAGACGACCTCGCCGTGATGCtag GGATGACAGAAATGATAGGTATGGTCCACCAACAAGAACAAATTACAGattaattgttgaaaatttGTCAAGTCGTGTTAGCTGGCAG GATTTAAAGGACTTCATGCGCCAAGCTGGGGAAGTTACTTATGCTGATGCGCATAAACAACGCAAAAATGAAgg tgTTGTTGAATTTGCATCCTATTCGGATCTCAAAACTGCACTGGATAAGTTGGATGATACAGAATTAAATGGACGTCGCATAAGACTTTTAGAAGACAGAAGTAGTAGTCGTGGCCGTGGTGGAGGTAGACGCAGTCGTAGTCCTTCAAGTTCACGTTCCCGTTCACGATCCAGGTCTCGTTCACGTCGGCGTGTACGCTCTCGTTCAAG tagATCACGAAGCCATTCCAAGTCAAAGTCTGAGTCTCGTTCGAAATCTCCTTACAA aTCACCAGCTCATTCCAAATCACGTTCCCGTTCAGGTTCTATAGATAAAAAGAGGTCTCAATCACGCTCACAATCAATTTCAAATAAACGtattaa GCGCGATTCACGTTCACCCGATGAAAAATCACGTTCACCATCTAGAGAGAAAAATGGTGATGCCAGTCCACAATCAGGAGATGATTAG
- the LOC132920094 gene encoding serine-arginine protein 55 isoform X1: MSNGTRVFVGGLSHRVRERDLERFFQKIGRVKDIAMKNGYAFVEFDDYRDADDAVYELNGRELNGERVSVERARGTPRGSDVWRGSGRGGDLPPPPPRRPRRDARDDRNDRYGPPTRTNYRLIVENLSSRVSWQDLKDFMRQAGEVTYADAHKQRKNEGVVEFASYSDLKTALDKLDDTELNGRRIRLLEDRSSSRGRGGGRRSRSPSSSRSRSRSRSRSRRRVRSRSRSRSRSHSKSKSESRSKSPYKSPAHSKSRSRSGSIDKKRSQSRSQSISNKRIKRDSRSPDEKSRSPSREKNGDASPQSGDD, from the exons ATGAGTAATGGCACTAGGGTGTTTGTTGGTGGCTTGTCTCATCGCGTTCGTGAGAGGGATCTCGAGAGGTTTTTCCAGAAAATTGGGCGAGTCAAGGATATTGCTATGAAGAACGGATACGCATTTGTG gaatttgATGACTATCGTGATGCTGATGATGCCGTATATGAATTGAATGGACGTGAACTCAATGGCgaaag agTTTCAGTGGAACGAGCTCGTGGAACACCAAGGGGCAGCGATGTTTGGCGTGGTTCAGGGCGTGGTGGTGATTTACCACCACCTCCACCAAGACGACCTCGCCGTGATGCtag GGATGACAGAAATGATAGGTATGGTCCACCAACAAGAACAAATTACAGattaattgttgaaaatttGTCAAGTCGTGTTAGCTGGCAG GATTTAAAGGACTTCATGCGCCAAGCTGGGGAAGTTACTTATGCTGATGCGCATAAACAACGCAAAAATGAAgg tgTTGTTGAATTTGCATCCTATTCGGATCTCAAAACTGCACTGGATAAGTTGGATGATACAGAATTAAATGGACGTCGCATAAGACTTTTAGAAGACAGAAGTAGTAGTCGTGGCCGTGGTGGAGGTAGACGCAGTCGTAGTCCTTCAAGTTCACGTTCCCGTTCACGATCCAGGTCTCGTTCACGTCGGCGTGTACGCTCTCGTTCAAG aagtagATCACGAAGCCATTCCAAGTCAAAGTCTGAGTCTCGTTCGAAATCTCCTTACAA aTCACCAGCTCATTCCAAATCACGTTCCCGTTCAGGTTCTATAGATAAAAAGAGGTCTCAATCACGCTCACAATCAATTTCAAATAAACGtattaa GCGCGATTCACGTTCACCCGATGAAAAATCACGTTCACCATCTAGAGAGAAAAATGGTGATGCCAGTCCACAATCAGGAGATGATTAG
- the LOC132920091 gene encoding uncharacterized protein LOC132920091, with product MKDCFFLIVCSVMSVVVLSTTTRFQTNAKEKLSIQNVSNNNVPNFHDFNWKLCKALHDVEKNNAVISSISVKLVLLMLYEGALGNTAKQIEDVVGIKGRKQSIRERYSQKLQSLQSHDKDDYELDIGTKLFMDSSVRPKNDFLEIISRWYNSSHEIVDFSKPVNAINSINQWVENLTHGRIQQLISETETKENTVLLLLNAIYFKGYWTIPFNKDLTRRGTFYLNSSTTVDVPLMTTYNYFKLSTIESLNARLISLPYQGNKFVMYIILPDNIDGLDNLINRINPSLLGDSIKNMKMFSTKVVLPKFNFEYTSILGPLLQELGITDMFGPNADLTNIGNDGQFGSLIVSNILQKSGLDVNEQGSTAHAATEAELDHRFGVTIEASFEVNRPFLFMIEDITMDTIIFVGQVMNPLSQGLSVVSIPIVNTPTQTPTPIKSVGDIELRMNLEQNVEFQRFSYFDRELFQELSSNQPDSNFVISPASIKSMLTLLSKGARGDTLNQLNNVLRLPTDKSTFNNILRINKLSMESSIIDLVVVNNIFVKNKNSISKNFKDTAEDLYSANITEINLYNIEASIQMINKQISDATHGLVNSIISKDDFDGNTELLLANVLYFKGDWFVEFNESSTKKECFYTNPNMCSEVNMMNLQDQIRYGHVSDINAQVVELLYKDTNFCMLVLLPDENTTFSQLLKDLQHNPFSKILNSLYQRNVNLYLPRFTINYSTKLSSALKKIGLSSMFNSNANLSSIFNPIKQVFVKDVTHKVTMEVNEKGSKASAVTVVSVIPLSNIPQSPPVSVIVNRPFIFYIFNRATKTILFSGQVHDVNSNIFT from the exons ATGAAAG attgtttttttcttatcgTTTGTTCGGTCATGTCTGTAGTAGTACTTTCTACTACTACTAGATTTCAAACTAATGCAAAAGAAAAATTATCGATTCAAAATGTGTCGAATAACAATGTAccaaattttcatgattttaattGGAAACTGTGCAAA gcTTTGCATGATGTTGAGAAGAACAATGCAGTTATATCTTCTATAAGCGTTAAGTTGGTGCTGTTGATGTTGTATGAAGGAGCTCTAGGGAATACGGCTAAACAGATAGAAGACGTTGTTGGGATAAAAGGTCGTAAACAAAGCATTAGAGAACGTTATTCTCAAAAATTGCAATCATTACaa AGTCACGACAAAGATGATTATGAACTAGATATTGGTACTAAATTGTTTATGGATTCATCAGTTCGgccaaaaaatgattttttagaaattatatctAGGTGGTATAATTCAAGTCATGAGATAGTTGATTTTAGTAAACCTGTAAAtgctataaattcaataaatcagTGGGTAGAAAACCTTACTCATGGGCGTATTCAACAACTGATATCTGaaa ccGAAACTAAAGAAAATACTGTTCTTCTTTTATTGAATGCCATATATTTTAAAGGATATTGGACAATTCCATTTAATAAAGATCTTACCAGAAGaggaactttttatttaaactcgAGTACTACTGTTGATGTTCCATTAATGACTACttacaactattttaaattatctactaTAGAATCACTTAATGCTCGATTAATTAGTTTACCTTATCag gggaacaaatttgttatgtatataatattaccagaTAATATTGATGGcttagataatttaattaatagaatTAATCCATCATTATTGGgagattcaataaaaaatatgaagatgTTTTCTACAAAAGTTGTGttaccaaaatttaattttgaatatacatCAATTCTTGGACCATTATTACAAGAg ttaggtATTACCGATATGTTTGGACCAAATGCAGATTTAACAAATATAGGAAATGATGGCCAATTTGGTAGTCTTATTGTGTCTAATATACTTCAAAAATCTGGACTTGATGTAAATGAACAAGGAAGTACTGCTCATGCTGCTACTG aagctGAATTAGATCACCGTTTCGGGGTAACTATTGAAGCTTCTTTTGAAGTTAATAGACCATTTTTATTCATGATAGAAGATATTACAATGGATACCATAATATTTGTTGGACAAGTTATGAATCCACTTTCACAAGGCTTGTCAGTAGTTTCTATTCCAATTGTCAATACTCCAACTCAAACTCCAACtccaataaaat ctGTAGGTGATATTGAATTGAGAATGAATTTGGAACAAAATGTTGAATTCCAGCGGTTTAGTTATTTTGACAGAGAACTATTTCaa gaACTTAGCTCTAATCAACCAGACTCAAATTTTGTAATTTCTCCAGCTAGTATTAAAAGCATGTTAACATTATTATCGAAAGGTGCTCGTGGAGATACTttgaatcaattaaataatgttttacgtTTACCAACTGACAaatcaacatttaataatatattacgcataAATAAATTGTCTATGGAGAGTAGTATAATCGATTTAGTAGTTGTCAACAACATATTTGTTAAGAATAAGAACAGTATATCTAAAAATTTCAAAGATACAGCAGAAGATCTATACTCTGCTAATATAACTGAaattaatctttataatattgaagCATCAATTCAAATGATCAATAAACAAATTTCTGATGCTACACACGGACTTGTAAACAGTATAATTTCTAAAG ATGATTTTGATGGAAACACTGAACTTTTATTGGCGAACGTTCTTTATTTCAAAGGAGATTGGTTTGTGGAATTTAATGAAAGTAGCACTAAAAAAGAGTGTTTTTACACAAATCCTAATATGTGCTCTGAAGTCAATATGATGAATTTACAAGACCAAATAAGATATGGACATGTATCAGATATTAATGCTCAAGTTGTTGAACTGCTATACAAG gataCAAATTTTTGTATGCTAGTATTATTGCCGGATGAAAATACTACATTTTCACAATTATTGAAAGATTTACAACATAAtcctttttctaaaatattgaattcacTTTATCAAAGAAATGTCAATTTGTATTTACCACGATTCACAATTAATTACTCGACAAAGCTATCATCTGCACTTAAAAAG ATTGGATTATCATCAATGTTTAATAGCAATGCAAATCTATCATCAATATTTAATCCAATAAAACAAGTATTTGTGAAGGATGTAACACATAAGGTGACAATGGAAGTCAATGAAAAAGGCTCTAAAGCTAGCGCAGTTACag TTGTTTCTGTTATACCTTTGAGTAACATACCACAATCACCACCCGTGTCAGTCATTGTAAATCGgccttttattttttacatttttaaccgtGCTACTAAAACTATACTATTCAGTGGCCAAGTACATGatgttaatagtaatatttttacttaa